In Shouchella patagoniensis, the following are encoded in one genomic region:
- a CDS encoding ABC transporter permease produces the protein MIGQINRSLQTTPFFSKKRVYTFLLTVLIFFLFVLPIIRLFSLSFFSDGTFTFANYIAIFAEASTWRILENTFVMVFGSTLLAIGLGLFFAWVVAYSDIRGKKLMQLFILIPFIIPSYIITLSWTQFMGTNGLVGSFLGLFSIDTLPFNLYSMSGMIFVLGLSHFPLVFLFTVNVLRKIPRDMEWAARASGATSQDVFRKITLPLALPGLAGGGLLAFIANLDNFGIPAFLGIPANITVLSTAIYQEVVGFGPSAFARAATLSVVLSVFALLGTIIQWRLVRKAKHTDTVDQDFQPRYQLGRFRLVAEIMLWGFLLCITIVPFISMLMSSVIQAYGLPFRWDNLTLSHYRFVLFENNRVQGAIGNSLFLASVTTLICLVLGTALAYMRARQPNALNRTLEGFVGLPYALPGMVLGLAMIFMWLEPIPGWNPGIYGTIGILLIAYITRFMVLQVRGSFTAMAQVDPLMEEAAHLFGANAFVKWRRILTPLLLPGVVSGAFLVFLTALTELTVSSLLWSSGSETIGLVIFNFEQAGYSTHSTAFSMVIVTGILATIASLYIVQHRWNRRLKHGN, from the coding sequence TTGATTGGTCAAATAAACAGGAGCCTACAAACGACTCCATTTTTTTCAAAAAAAAGAGTATACACATTTCTTCTTACTGTTCTCATTTTCTTCTTGTTTGTCTTACCGATTATTCGTTTATTTTCATTAAGTTTTTTTTCAGATGGGACATTTACATTCGCTAATTATATCGCTATCTTCGCTGAAGCAAGCACGTGGCGTATCCTTGAAAACACCTTTGTGATGGTGTTTGGTTCTACACTCTTAGCAATTGGCCTAGGCTTGTTTTTTGCCTGGGTTGTGGCTTATTCGGACATCCGTGGGAAAAAGCTGATGCAGTTGTTTATTCTCATTCCGTTCATCATTCCGTCCTATATTATCACCTTATCATGGACGCAGTTTATGGGGACAAACGGACTAGTGGGGTCTTTTCTAGGCTTGTTCTCCATTGATACACTCCCATTTAATCTTTACTCCATGAGTGGCATGATTTTTGTACTTGGCCTGTCCCACTTTCCCCTTGTGTTTTTGTTTACAGTCAATGTATTAAGAAAGATTCCACGGGATATGGAATGGGCAGCTCGCGCAAGTGGAGCAACCTCTCAAGACGTTTTCCGTAAGATTACGCTTCCCCTTGCACTCCCTGGATTAGCAGGCGGCGGCTTGCTTGCGTTTATCGCAAACTTAGATAATTTTGGCATCCCTGCCTTTCTAGGAATCCCAGCCAATATTACTGTTCTTAGTACAGCCATCTATCAAGAAGTAGTTGGCTTTGGTCCGTCTGCATTTGCCCGTGCTGCCACGCTTTCTGTTGTTTTATCCGTTTTCGCTTTACTTGGAACAATCATTCAGTGGCGGCTTGTACGCAAAGCAAAGCACACTGATACGGTAGACCAAGACTTTCAGCCTCGCTACCAACTAGGGCGCTTCCGTCTAGTGGCTGAAATCATGCTCTGGGGTTTCTTATTATGTATAACAATTGTCCCTTTCATTTCAATGCTTATGTCCTCTGTCATTCAAGCTTACGGATTGCCATTTAGATGGGACAATTTAACGTTATCACACTATCGATTTGTTTTGTTTGAGAACAATCGAGTGCAAGGGGCAATTGGAAACAGCCTCTTTCTTGCTAGTGTGACGACACTCATTTGTCTCGTACTTGGAACGGCTCTTGCCTATATGAGAGCAAGACAACCAAACGCGCTAAATCGGACACTAGAAGGATTTGTTGGTCTTCCTTATGCCTTGCCGGGGATGGTTCTTGGTCTGGCTATGATTTTTATGTGGTTAGAACCAATCCCAGGTTGGAACCCTGGCATCTATGGCACAATCGGTATTTTGTTAATCGCCTACATTACACGCTTTATGGTGTTACAAGTACGGGGAAGCTTTACCGCAATGGCACAAGTCGACCCCTTAATGGAAGAAGCAGCCCATCTGTTTGGCGCAAATGCTTTTGTCAAATGGAGGCGTATACTCACACCACTCCTACTCCCTGGTGTAGTAAGTGGCGCCTTCCTCGTCTTTCTCACTGCCTTAACCGAATTAACCGTTTCATCACTGCTTTGGTCAAGTGGATCAGAGACAATCGGACTTGTCATTTTCAATTTTGAACAGGCAGGTTATTCGACTCATTCAACTGCATTTTCAATGGTCATTGTAACAGGAATCCTTGCAACAATTGCTAGCTTATATATAGTGCAACACAGATGGAATAGGAGGTTAAAACATGGCAACTGA